In the Pseudorasbora parva isolate DD20220531a chromosome 23, ASM2467924v1, whole genome shotgun sequence genome, one interval contains:
- the LOC137062056 gene encoding pneumococcal serine-rich repeat protein-like isoform X2, which produces MDQGCKGLPLLINFLLLSNAYGFRDGAFSNAHHPWGQPSGNMFSPRAVQSSVSEVPVSGNLPKEVGSSLFANRPLTRLNLFQFVKGHVSSWPESTPPAQTAPSSSGLASLPQPLNEQQAGSLTSLQGSSGSTITDTASVSLPGPGESTSYPVGLGTADLSTSNLSSPGLSMSSSQEASGTQATSSVFLQESISNSSSSAAGANSISQGNSGPLSEGSDQSPFSQGQSSYSSLSLSQGASSPYSQDSYNKLSSSVSSQSTSDQSTPSLYDSSSQGSSVSLLGASGTSIQVLSPQSQISNQLLPSPLEVSSPFTNSQDSQSNGPTSTLDPQGSLSLGFLSTQTLGSASTSQGSSGPELSGSSSSQPTSSPGALFGASTGFASQEGNDTSSGSVQPQGTTSQSSPGSPSSYSSVLLSSPQGAANQSATVQSSQKQFTSSYGTQSWGSLKPQGTTSLFVPGSPSSLSATVQSSRKQFTSSYGTQSWGSLKPQGTTSLFAPGSPSSLSATVQSSRKQFTSSYGTQSGASLQPQGTTSLFSTGSPSSLSATVQSSRKQFTTSYGTQSGSSKLLNLQGSTVYGGSIQTQGTTSLYAPGSPSSLSDTFQSSRKQFTSSYGTQSGASLQPQATTSSLAPGSPSSLSATVQSSRKQFTSSYGTQSGSSKLLNLQGSAVYGGSIQPQGTTSSLAPGSPSSLSATVQSSRKQFTSSYGTQSGGSLQPQGTTSSLAPVSPSSLSATVQSSRKQFTSSYGTQSWGSLKPQGTISLLSTGSPSSLSATVQSSRKQFTSSYGTQSGSSKLLNLQGSAVYGGSIQPQGTTSYLAPGSPSSLSATVQSSRKQFTSSYGTQSGSSKLLNLQGSAVYGGSIQPQGTTSSLAPGSPSSLSATVQSSRKQFTSNYGTQSGGSLQPQGTTSLFSTGSPSSLSATVQSSRKQFTSNYGTQSGGSLQPQGTTSSLNPGSPSSLSATVQSSRKQFTSSYGTQSGGSLQPQGTTSSLNPGSPSSLSATVQSSWKQFTSSYGTQSGGSLQPQGTTSLFSTGSPSSLSATVQSSRKQFTSSYGTQSGGSLQPQGTTSLFSTGSPSSLSATVQSSRKQFTTSYGTQSGGSLQPQGTTSLFSTGSPSSLSATVQSSRKQFTSSYGTQSGGSLQPQGTTSLFSTGSPSSLSATVQSSRKQFTSSYGTQSGGSLQPQGTTSQFSTGSPSSLSATVQSSRKQFTTSYGTQSGSSKLLNLQGSAVYGGSIQPQGTTSLFSTGSPSSLSATVQSSRKQFTSSYGTQSGGSLQPQGTTSSLAPGSPSSLSATVQSSRKQFTSSYGTQSGGSIQPQGTTSQFASGSPSSHPSESLSSPQGFASQEFQTYAVGQNQKSQRWPSSERTQTSGVAVSQGASSVSEVLSSSGLLFNQNTLASKPSRSFSSSRYYVKG; this is translated from the exons ATGGATCAAGGGTGTAAAGG GTTACCCTTGTTGATAAACTTCCTGCTTTTGAGTAATGCTTATGGTTTTAGAG ATGGAGCTTTCTCAAATGCTCACCACCCTTGGGGTCAACCTTCTGGCAATATGTTCTCACCTCGTGCAGTCCAGTCTTCTGTGTCAGAGGTCCCTGTCTCTGGGAATTTGCCTAAAGAAGTGGGCTCTAGCTTATTTGCTAATAGACCCCTGACAAGGTTGAACTTATTCCAGTTTGTTAAAGGTCATGTTTCCAGCTGGCCTGAATCAACACCCCCTGCTCAAACCGCTCCAAGCAGCTCCGGTTTAGCTTCCTTGCCTCAACCCTTAAATGAACAGCAAGCAGGCAGTTTGACATCACTCCAGGGCTCCTCTGGATCAACCATTACAGATACTGCCAGTGTCTCTTTACCTGGACCTGGAGAAAGTACTAGTTACCCTGTTGGACTTGGCACTGCTGACTTGTCCACTAGTAATCTGAGCTCCCCTGGTTTGTCCATGTCCAGCTCCCAGGAAGCTTCTGGTACTCAAGCCACTTCGTCTGTGTTCCTTCAGGAGAGTATCTCTAACAGCAGTTCATCTGCTGCAGGTGCCAATTCAATTTCTCAAGGTAACTCTGGACCACTTTCAGAAGGCTCTGATCAATCCCCCTTCTCTCAGGGTCAAAGCAGTTACAGTAGTTTGTCTCTGTCTCAAGGTGCCTCGAGTCCCTATTCCCAAGACTCCTACAACAAGCTCAGTTCTTCTGTTTCTAGTCAGTCTACCAGTGATCAGAGTACCCCCAGTCTGTATGACTCTAGCTCTCAGGGTAGTTCTGTCAGTTTGTTGGGAGCTTCTGGCACTTCCATTCAAGTTTTGTCACCCCAATCCCAAATCTCAAACCAGCTTTTGCCCTCACCCTTGGAGGTTTCTAGCCCATTTACTAATAGTCAAGATTCACAGTCAAATGGTCCCACTTCAACTCTAGACCCTCAGGGCAGTCTCTCTCTCGGCTTTTTGTCTACCCAGACTCTGGGCTCTGCTTCCACTTCTCAGGGCAGCTCTGGGCCTGAGTTGTCTGGAAGTTCTTCTAGCCAGCCAACAAGTAGCCCTGGTGCTTTGTTTGGAGCCTCTACTGGTTTTGCCTCTCAAGAAGGGAACGACACTTCCAGTGGTTCTgtccagcctcaaggtaccacaagtcaGTCTTCCCCTGGGTCTCCATCCTCCTATTCAAGTGTATTACTATCCTCACCCCAAGGTGCTGCCAATCAGTCggctacagtccagagttcacaaaagcagtttacctctagctatggcacccagtcatGGGGATCACTcaagcctcaaggtaccacaagtctGTTTGTCCCTGGGTCTCCATCCTCTttgtctgctacagtccagagttcacggaagcagtttacctctagctatggcacccagtcatGGGGATCACTcaagcctcaaggtaccacaagtctGTTTGCCCCTGGGTCTCCGTCCTCTttgtctgctacagtccagagttcacggaagcagtttacctctagctatggcacccagtcaggggcatcactccagcctcaaggtaccacaagtctGTTTTCCACTGGGTCACCATCCTCattgtctgctacagtccagagttcccGGAAGCAGTTTACCactagctatggcacccagtcagggTCCTCTAAACTACTAAACCTGCAGGGCAGTACAGTCTATGGTGGATCAATCCAGactcaaggtaccacaagtctGTATGCCCCTGGGTCTCCATCATCATTGTCTGATACATTCCAGAGTTCAAGGAAGCAGTTTACTtctagctatggcacccagtcaggtgcatcactccagcctcaagctaccacaagttctcttgcccctgggtctccatcctcattgtctgctacagtccagagttcacggaagcagtttacctctagctatggcacccagtcagggTCCTCTAAACTACTAAACCTGCAGGGCAGTGCAGTCTATGGTGGATCAatccagcctcaaggtaccacaagttctcttgcccctgggtctccatcctcgttgtctgctacagtccagagttcacggaagcagtttacctctagttatggcacccagtcagggggatcactccagcctcaaggtaccacaagttctCTTGCCCCTGTGTCTCCATCCTCGttgtctgctacagtccagagttcaaGGAAGCAGTTTACTtctagctatggcacccagtcatGGGGATCACTCAAGCCTCAAGGAACCATAAGTCTGTTGTCCACTGGGTCTCCATCCTCattgtctgctacagtccagagttcacggaagcagtttacctctagctatggcacccagtcagggTCCTCTAAACTACTAAACCTGCAGGGCAGTGCAGTCTATGGTGGATCAatccagcctcaaggtaccacaagttatcttgcccctgggtctccatcctcattgtctgctacagtccagagttcacggaagcagtttacctctagctatggcacccagtcagggTCCTCTAAACTACTAAACCTGCAGGGCAGTGCAGTCTATGGTGGATCAatccagcctcaaggtaccacaagttctcttgcccctgggtctccatcttcattgtctgctacagtccagagttcacggaagcagtttacctctaactatggcacccagtcagggggatcactccagcctcaaggtaccacaagtctGTTTTCCACTGGGTCACCATCCTCattgtctgctacagtccagagttcacggaagcagtttacctctaactatggcacccagtcagggggatcactccagcctcaaggtaccacaagttctCTTAACCCTGGGTCACCATCCTCATTGTCTGCaacagtccagagttcacggaagcagtttacctctagctatggcacccagtcagggggatcactccagcctcaag gtaccacaagttctCTTAACCCTGGGTCACCATCCTCATTGTCTGCAACAGTCCAGAGTTCATGGAAGCAGTTTAcctctagctatggcacccagtcagggggatcactccagcctcaaggtaccacaagtctGTTTTCCACTGGGTCTCCATCCTCattgtctgctacagtccagagttcacggaagcagtttacctctagctatggcacccagtcagggggatcactccagcctcaaggtaccacaagtctGTTTTCCACTGGGTCACCATCCTCattgtctgctacagtccagagttcccGGAAGCAGTTTACCactagctatggcacccagtcagggggatcactccagcctcaaggtaccacaagtctGTTTTCCACTGGGTCACCATCCTCATTGTCTGCaacagtccagagttcacggaagcagtttacctctagctatggcacccagtcagggggatcactccagcctcaaggtaccacaagtctGTTTTCCACTGGGTCTCCATCCTCattgtctgctacagtccagagttcacggaagcagtttacctctagctatggcacccagtcagggggatcactccagcctcaaggtaccacaagtcaGTTTTCCACTGGGTCACCATCCTCattgtctgctacagtccagagttcacggaagcagtttaccactagctatggcacccagtcagggTCCTCTAAACTACTAAACCTGCAGGGCAGTGCAGTCTATGGTGGATCAatccagcctcaag gtaccacaagtctGTTTTCCACTGGGTCACCATCCTCattgtctgctacagtccagagttcacggaagcagtttacctctagctatggcacccagtcagggggatcactccagcctcaaggtaccacaagttctcttgcccctgggtctccatcctcattgtctgctacagtccagagttcacggaagcagtttacctctagctatggcacccagtcagggggatcaatccagcctcaaggtaccacaagtcaATTTGCCTCTGGGTCTCCATCCTCCCACCCAAGTGAATCACTATCCTCACCGCAAGGTTTTGCCAGCCAAGAATTTCAAACTTATGCTGTGGGCCAAAACCAGAAGTCTCAAAGATGGCCATCGTCAGAACGTACTCAAACATCAGGTGTAGCTGTTTCACAAGGAGCATCCAGTGTTTCTGAGGTCCTGAGTAGCTCCGGCTTACTGTTTAACCAGAATACCCTTGCTTCTAAACCATCTCGCAGCTTTTCCTCAAGCCGCTACTATGTCAAGGGCTAA